The genomic region TCGCAGAAATTGGAAGTCTTCATACCGTTGAAccgttgaaaatgaaaactttgatAACTAAACCGACTGAACAATTTCTAGATTTATTCAGCCTTGGAGGAATATCAAAATCATAAATCGGTCAGTTATAGGGTGGTAGAGCGAGATGTAGCATATGgtatggaaaattaaattgctgaCCTCATCTGTTCCTCAATATTAGTAGTCACGAAGTTATAAGCGATGGactaaaatttattgtcaatctgctgcaaaaaacactttggaTCTACTGCAATTTTTGCctgaaaattcgaattttctgAGTGAAATTCATCGTCGCCGCACTGGTCCTTTTTTAGGTGGTGAATCCCATGATACTAAAACGCAGTCAGAAGACTCAGAAGAAGATGGTGGCTCTACTGTGACCGTCGTTCTTAATGAAGATGGTCCGGCCCGACTTGCTGCTACAGATTGTGTAGCTTCTCTAAAGGCATCCGTTAATAACTCTTCTTTGAGTTGTCGAACAGCTTGAGCAGTAGTCGTCGGCCTAGGTCTAGCTGCTGCACGTCTACGCGTTTCGCTATAGTGAAGTGGGGGTAAGTCTTTAGCCGCTCTCGGTAGACGCGCTCTAGGTGGCAGTACGGTTgctgattttctttttctgccTACTTTTTCTGCGGCTGCAGCTGTAACAAAAGGTTTTCCGATTAATGAACACAGAATTGTGTTCggaataaatatttcttacaAGGAACGGAATATGCCAGCCCTGACATAGATGATTCTGCTTGCGGTGATCTTCGTTCGACTTTGATTCGTTGCCCTGATGAAAATGGAGACCCAGCTTGTGGTGATCTTGGCTCCTCTTTGATGCGTAAAGGGAACATAGATGAAGGCCCAGGTTGTGGTGATCTTGGCTCCACTTTGATTCGTTTTGTTGATGGAAGAGCAGATGATGACGTCGATCCTTTACTTTTACTGCCTTTGCCGGTATATGGTAACGGGAAACGAGATGAAGGCCCTCCTTGTGGTGATCTTGGCTCCACTTTGATTCGTGCTGGTGGAAGAACAGATGATGACGTCGAAGAGTCAGATGATCCACTCAATTTAAGCGGGAACAGTGAAGACGGTCCCTCTCCTGGTCCTGATAATGACATTACTCTTCCTCCGACGAGAACTGGTACAGGGTACGGAAATGAAAATGCTTGTGGTGGTCTTGGCTCTACTTTGATTCGTTCTGGTGGAATAAGAGATGATGACGTTGGTGCCACAGATGGTCCACTCAGCATAGACGAACTCGAAGATGACGGTCCTTCTCCTGGCAAGGGCACTGATCTTCCTCCTcctttacttttacttttttttgtttttttctttaatgacGTTGGTGCCAGTGGGAAACTCTTATCATCATCGCTATTGTAATCTGTTACAGTGAACCCTCCAACCATTCTTCTAGATTTCTTTTGTCGCTTGTCCTTCGACGAGCTGCGTTTGCCCTTCTTTTCACTCATTTTGTGAATTCTaacttaaatttgaattaaaatttgtaaaaaaatgaaaacgaaccGTTCAATGGAAAAgtcgaaaatgaaatgaatttttcttaatttaatcGTGCACTGACTACttcgagaaaatttaaaaacattaaaacgaAGGAAAGTGAATTTCTTGGAACTGTTCGATTACAGAGTTTCGCTCAATGGTTCTGTAATTAATGAAAACGGCTGTTGTTGAACCAGGGGAAATAATAAGGGGGACTGTTTTGCAAAACagcctgccgaaatcggacgcattttctagtggattcTTTGATATGTGCCGAGATAGGTATTGGTCCACaatagaagccaaaaccactttcaaaaaaatttcgtctaAGCTGGTGTGACTAGTAATGCTTTGGTATTATTTTAGATACAATAACTTCGAAAAAGTGCTTTTTCATCAAACATTTCACGTGtacgaaattttttgagtagcGATGCTGAGtatcaaattttcgtttgaaagcCACATTCATCGAGACACTACCCACGTATGTTTGGTATTATTGGAAGACCAGTATCAGTTGGGGAAAACAGTtgtttgtcgttttttttgattttcggatGCAAGGGAACCTTTAGAAGTTCGCCGAAATTATCCATTTTTCACCCAtactttgaatgaattttaaaccaaaCAAGACCCAATCTGctccgaaagtacatgcaattacctttctaatgacaccccacacggcCTTGTCCGTTTCGGGGACTATGAGAAATTTCTGTAGGAAAAgagcatgttttcggtttttggtcACCTCTCACtctcaccagccacacaagcttagacgtttttttttagtggtATCTAggaacatatcaaaaaatccactagaaaatgcgtccgatttcggcaggctctttttcaaaagaatctctttaattcactgaaaattacTGAAACTTACCGAAACGGATTTCTCGGTTTTTCGTTTTCACATTTTGTCCTTAGATCGAGGTTTTGGTccttttttctgtttgaaattccaaaattccaATATATTAAGATtaagatatcttcggaaacTCTTTGGCACTGTTTCTGCTGTTATACACAGATAAATACATGGACCTAGCTAGACCTAAATCGTTTTGGATTAACAGTACGCGACCGAATTGTTTatagaattaaaaatttaatgggatattatattcgaccgataaattaattcaaaactaccgataaaaaaataataaatgaccgataaacacggtaccgataaaaaataataaagtacGATAGCGAAATTCCcgagtaccgataaaaatattccaaactaccgataaaaagtgcTGAAATACCGATAGattgttcattttatcaataatctttaattttttatgggtaatttattattttctatcggtagttcattattatttatcggtaatttattatattttatcggtatttcggtatttttaatcggtaaattattattttctatcggtgcTTTCTATTTTTGATCTCTCGTATGTGTGTtataattttgctattttcatTGGTCATATTCCTATTGttgggaaaaatatttttcttcaatcaAAGCCAGATGGCAAGATGGATCTCCAATTCTAATTTCactattttttcatgattttcattcgtaTAATCTTCTTCATttaccaattaatttttctcacatAGCCGTAGCTACAGTAAACGAACAGTAAATCGGGCTCGAACTAAATTAACACAAATGTGTGATATCAAGACAATCAAGttattaaaggaaaattcttAGCAACAATATCATCGTTAGATCCCAAATATTATTGTTTAATCCCATTTTTAATCCCTGAAGgagttaaattttttcaattttagcagagattacaaaaatctaatcCCGAAAGAATTACCTTTTGAAAGTAatctaattcaatttttcgtacaATGTTCGGCTCAGTCAATAATTGGGTTTGCCATCCCTCAACTAACAACGATAAGCAAAATGAGGCCTAACTCTTGGTGTTTGTAATAGCTGCACTGAcgatatgaatattttcactcTTCTTTTGGAGTAACTATCTGCAATTTCATTAACTTCTGAGAAAACTTCATTCCAGGATTTCTCTAGTTTTGTAGAAGCTTGCTGTTTGGTAACAAAAGACATCAACCTCGACATCAACATTTACATTTGCACATTccaaaagttcaattttcttcaaaagtaCAACTTAGATGGAACCAAAACAGTAAATGctttgtcacaaaatttcgAGGCGGTTGCGAAAAAGAAAGAGTTTACTAATAAACATAGGAGGGGCTATCGCTACGAACTCCTCTACCGTACCGTCCACAAAACAGGGTTGGGTTAGCGTTAGCGCAACTAGCGCGATATTTCAGCGGCGCTAAAATTGGCCAATTATCGTTAGTGTACGTTCCGCTAACGCTAGTTGAAAGTAGTGTTAGCGCTCGAAACGCTAAGCTAGTCCAAAATAACGTTAGCGTAGCTTGCGCTAACACTATTAGAGCGCTTTTAACTTGAAAATAACTTCTTagtagaaaacaaaaaactacaTGTTCAGTTCACATACGGAAATCATAACGAAATAATgtcaatatttacaataaaaaaggaaaaggaaaattttaattgtgcTATTAAGTGATAATACAGTTCTGCTCGAATGGTTCAAACAGACAGTTCACATCGTATGAGACACAAAATTCCAAACTTTGTTTAGCTTTTGTGGTGGCTTAACCACAGCCCGCCACGAGTCTGCAAGGATAGTGATGAATTGGAACTTCATTtcgattatgattcgctaTACGTGTTCGTGTACAAATTGATATGGTGTTCCTAGAGCATCGTATCAAGTACCACTGtcccatggcctgatgagaaatggtatttttgaactgattAATAtgcaacatttaatttttctcacagatataaaacattttgaccTTAATTTCGTACGACATTTCTGTCTGTCTAATGGCATGGATTCGTTGTTGATGTGATTAATGCATTTAGCATTCGATGTTAACCAATATAATGATGATTGGTTCATCTTTTGgtttaacaaattcaaatatatAGATACATTGCACTTCGTATCTATAAAAGAATCGAAACACCGTCGTCACATACATGTTTTGCGGCTTATGaaagtttggaaaaacttttCTAAGTTCACATCGTATGAGACACAAAAGTCCAAACCCTATAGCGTTTAAACATAGCATAACAGAACAATCCTTGAAGAACCAACAACATTTTCACTAACGGAAAATAAACACCCCTGTCACCATTCTAAAACATAGCCTCTGAATTGTAATGCAAACATGCAAAACACggtaaaattataattgaatttcaac from Bradysia coprophila strain Holo2 unplaced genomic scaffold, BU_Bcop_v1 contig_483, whole genome shotgun sequence harbors:
- the LOC119082786 gene encoding putative protein TPRXL, coding for MSEKKGKRSSSKDKRQKKSRRMVGGFTVTDYNSDDDKSFPLAPTSLKKKTKKSKSKGGGRSVPLPGEGPSSSSSSMLSGPSVAPTSSSLIPPERIKVEPRPPQAFSFPYPVPVLVGGRVMSLSGPGEGPSSLFPLKLSGSSDSSTSSSVLPPARIKVEPRSPQGGPSSRFPLPYTGKGSKSKGSTSSSALPSTKRIKVEPRSPQPGPSSMFPLRIKEEPRSPQAGSPFSSGQRIKVERRSPQAESSMSGLAYSVPSAAAEKVGRKRKSATVLPPRARLPRAAKDLPPLHYSETRRRAAARPRPTTTAQAVRQLKEELLTDAFREATQSVAASRAGPSSLRTTVTVEPPSSSESSDCVLVSWDSPPKKGPVRRR